A single genomic interval of Bradyrhizobium sp. CCBAU 53338 harbors:
- a CDS encoding YecA family protein, whose amino-acid sequence MTAAAMPLEELERWLQARVDQHPDATNLPMLDGYVAAIVAGPVSMSPLDWICPLLAIDADAFNHGGTPEFAAISAVVLRHNDISNTLSTAPDRFAPMHRRKPSGDVDPRPWCQGFYAAMRLKLLAWAPLLDIGNVNHGLLLPILLHCRDDQGRPLLGPPRSGRETKKLLRNAHADIPTAVEALRQYWMPIRYARAH is encoded by the coding sequence ATGACGGCAGCCGCGATGCCACTCGAGGAGCTCGAGCGATGGCTGCAGGCTAGGGTCGATCAGCATCCTGACGCCACCAATCTCCCCATGCTCGACGGCTACGTCGCCGCAATCGTGGCCGGACCGGTGTCGATGAGCCCACTCGACTGGATCTGCCCGCTGCTCGCCATCGATGCCGATGCCTTCAACCACGGCGGCACCCCGGAGTTTGCAGCCATATCGGCTGTCGTCCTGCGTCACAACGACATCAGCAACACCCTCTCGACCGCACCCGACAGGTTCGCGCCGATGCACCGGCGTAAACCCAGTGGAGACGTCGATCCGCGACCATGGTGCCAAGGCTTCTACGCCGCGATGCGGCTCAAGCTATTGGCGTGGGCACCGTTGCTGGACATCGGCAACGTCAATCACGGCCTACTTCTACCTATCCTGCTGCACTGTCGCGACGATCAGGGCCGACCGCTGCTTGGACCGCCACGAAGCGGCCGCGAGACCAAGAAACTTCTGCGTAACGCCCACGCCGATATTCCCACGGCGGTCGAAGCCTTGCGGCAATACTGGATGCCGATCCGCTACGCCCGCGCTCACTGA